The Longimicrobiaceae bacterium sequence CGGGTCGACCGTGGCGACGCCCGAGCTGGCTCATGCCGTCCACGTGGACGTGCGGGGGCTCGAGCCCGGGCGTCCGTACTGGTACCGCTTCATGGCAGGCAACGAGGTCAGCCCCGTCGGACGGGTCTTCACGGCCCCTCCGGCCAACTCGAGCCTGCAGCAGCTGCGTTTCGCCTACGCCTCCTGCCAGAATTACCAGAACGGGTTCTACACGGCCTGGGCGCACCTGGCGGACGAGGACATCCAGCTGGTACTTCATCTCGGCGACTACATCTATGAGAGCGGCATCGCGGAAAATGCGGTGCGCCCGCACAACAGCCCGGCGGTCGAGACGCTCGAGGCGTACCGGAACCGCTACGCCCTCTACAAGACCGATCCGAACCTGCAGAGGGCGCACACCCTCTTCCCCTTCGTGGTCACCTGGGACGACCACGAGGTGATGAACAACTACGCCGGCGATTACGCGCGCGGCTGGGCGATCGGCGCGCTCCTCGCTCGCCGTGCCGCTGCTTACCAGGCCTACTACGAGCACATGCCGCTGCGCGAGCCGGCCCTACCGCACGGCGCCGACCTGCAACTCTACCGGCGGATCCGCTACGGCGATCTGATCACCTTCAACGTACTGGACACGCGGCAGTACCGCTCTCCGCAGCCATGCAACGACGGTTGGCGCTCCGATGCGGCCTGTCCCCAGGCGCACGATCCTTCCCAGACCATGCTCGGTCCGGAGCAGTGGCAGTGGCTGGAAGACGGGCTGACCAGCTCCCGCACGCGGTGGAACGTGCTCGCCCACGGTGTGCCGATCGCGCCCACCGGGCGTCCGGGCGACGACGGCCTGGAGCAGAGCATGGACAAGTGGGCGGGCTACGCCGCCGAACGCGACAGGCTCCTGCGACTGCTGCACGACGCCCCGGTGCGCAATGCGATCAGCATCGTGGGGGACGTGCACCAGAACTGGCTCTCCGAGATGAGGACGCAATTCTACACCGACGATGCCCCCATCGTCGGAGTGGAGTTCGTGGGCACCTCGATCACCTCCGGCGGCGACGGCGTCGACCGGCGTCCGGAGACCAGCGAGCCGTGGATCGCCGCCAACCCGCACGTGCTCTTCAACAACTCCCAGCGCGGCTATGTGCGCTGCACGGTGACGCCGGAGCGATGGGTCACCGACTACCGGGTGGT is a genomic window containing:
- a CDS encoding alkaline phosphatase D family protein, translated to MKTDLERLILSGSSTRREFLAHSAKLTAAISLGGLPGMRGDRGYRMASYPFTLGIASGDPLPDGFVLWTRLAPEPLEGGGMPPERVAVQWEVARDENFRVIVRNGSTVATPELAHAVHVDVRGLEPGRPYWYRFMAGNEVSPVGRVFTAPPANSSLQQLRFAYASCQNYQNGFYTAWAHLADEDIQLVLHLGDYIYESGIAENAVRPHNSPAVETLEAYRNRYALYKTDPNLQRAHTLFPFVVTWDDHEVMNNYAGDYARGWAIGALLARRAAAYQAYYEHMPLREPALPHGADLQLYRRIRYGDLITFNVLDTRQYRSPQPCNDGWRSDAACPQAHDPSQTMLGPEQWQWLEDGLTSSRTRWNVLAHGVPIAPTGRPGDDGLEQSMDKWAGYAAERDRLLRLLHDAPVRNAISIVGDVHQNWLSEMRTQFYTDDAPIVGVEFVGTSITSGGDGVDRRPETSEPWIAANPHVLFNNSQRGYVRCTVTPERWVTDYRVVEYVSRPGAPIKTRASFAVQDGVPGVTPV